The Mercurialis annua linkage group LG2, ddMerAnnu1.2, whole genome shotgun sequence genome contains a region encoding:
- the LOC126667927 gene encoding pentatricopeptide repeat-containing protein At5g62370 produces MLKCKPPDSSYYSLFFFYFKNTKKSIVTSTAPLPPPPPPPPQPPSTSKLPINHKALCVSLADNLFRRGQLYSAQQLIQRIIAQSSTVPDAISTVDFASTSGINLTVGIFSAFIRKLVDLGQPNFAHTVYCESVIGRGIEPDCNIINSMIICFVKLGKLEDAKFLFDKLIANGCVPCHAACNVILKEFCVKDLFLEAFDCLVKISNVKVQLGMWCYNVLIDGLSCKGLVGEALQVVDIMRKRSGFLPTLHNFKSLFYGLCKRGWVVEAESVCGEMEAQGFFVDRVMYTTLMNAYAKDKNIKMAVMIFLRMLRMGCGPDCFSYTVLIQGMFKMGFFDEGWKLYEQMNESMMLPDAVIHHVMISNFCNIGKLDCAIIILKNMTRQNLVPSVHSYTALIAALYKDNRITEIDELYKSMLDHGIFPDHVLFLIFMKNSLRGNELQLCLLILQEILKHGCGLEPSLLCGSPNRDLVMTLEQEIELLLDTIVRSNFKLASLAFCIYITALCERGKSNAALACLKKMEDVRCTPLPFTFNSLIKCIFGDGHFEHVESLITIMQDRRIVPDLGMYTVMVNKYCQRNDLKSAFFALNQMEERGFKPSVAIYDCIIRCLSREKRMFEAETLFQRMLKAGVDPDAVVYVTMINGYFRNGRSPEALQFFEKMIQNAILPSLHSYTAVICGLVKNNEIDKGCVYLDRMLRAGFVPNAVFYTSLVYHFLRKGEFNFSFRLIDLMKRSQIKFDLVLCTALVSGICRDVTWFKNRFCKVNRASVRMRERLLQLLHQKTVLPMENILRFSAHSPEEMKSFALKLLRETKESLFLPNLYLYNCIIAGFCWADRIDEAYIQFELMQREGICPNEVTFTILIGAHSRAGEINSAIELFNLMNANVYRPDRVTYNTLVRGLCNAGRELESLSLFYAMQKRGFFPDKVSYENLLRLFCARCLAVPAFMIFEEMIALNYVPRRYSTQWLLDILHEEKKLHEAHIVSDMASNRATTKSTAKPSHVLP; encoded by the exons ATGTTAAAATGTAAACCTCCAGATTCTTCATATTACTccctcttcttcttctacttcaaaaacacaaaaaaatcaaTAGTCACAAGCACCGCTCCTCTACCACCACCGCCGCCTCCGCCTCCGCAGCCACCTTCAACTTCTAAACTCCCAATTAACCATAAAGCCCTTTGTGTTTCTTTGGCTGATAATCTCTTCCGCCGCGGCCAATTATATTCTGCTCAGCAGCTTATTCAAAGAATTATTGCTCAATCCTCCACAGTCCCTGATGCAATCTCCACCGTCGATTTTGCTTCCACCTCTGGTATAAATCTAACCGTTGGTATCTTTTCTGCTTTCATTAGGAAATTGGTTGACTTGGGTCAGCCCAATTTTGCTCATACTGTTTATTGCGAGAGTGTAATTGGTAGAGGTATTGAGCCTGATTGTAACATTATTAATTCAATgattatttgttttgttaagcTAGGGAAATTAGAGGACGCTAAGTTTCTTTTTGATAAGCTCATTGCAAATGGTTGTGTTCCTTGTCATGCTGCTTGTAATGTGATTCTTAAAGAGTTTTGTGTGAAAGATTTGTTTTTGGAGGCTTTTGATTGTCTTGTTAAGATTAGTAATGTTAAAGTGCAGTTGGGTATGTGGTGTTATAATGTTTTGATTGATGGTTTGAGCTGTAAAGGTCTAGTAGGTGAAGCATTACAAGTGGTTGATATAATGCGTAAGAGAAGTGGGTTTTTGCCGACTCTTCATAATTTTAAATCGTTGTTTTACGGGCTTTGTAAGAGAGGTTGGGTTGTTGAGGCAGAGTCGGTGTGTGGAGAGATGGAAGCGCAGGGTTTTTTTGTGGATAGGGTTATGTACACCACGCTAATGAATGCTTATGCTAAGGATAAGAATATAAAAATGGCAGTGATGATTTTTTTGAGGATGTTAAGGATGGGTTGTGGTCCGGATTGTTTTAGTTATACTGTTTTGATTCAGGGGATGTTCAAGATGGGTTTTTTTGATGAAGGGTGGAAGTTGTATGAACAAATGAATGAGTCAATGATGCTTCCTGATGCAGTCATTCACCATGTTATGATTAGTAACTTTTGCAATATAGGGAAATTAGATTGTGCTATAATTATTTTGAAGAACATGACTCGTCAAAATTTGGTTCCCAGTGTACATAGCTATACAGCTTTAATTGCTGCACTATATAAGGATAACAGGATAACTGAAATTGATGAATTGTATAAAAGCATGCTGGACCATGGGATTTTTCCAGATCATGTATTGTTTCTTATTTTCATGAAGAATAGTTTAAGAGGAAACGAACTTCAACTCTGTCTGTTGATATTGCAAGAAATTCTTAAGCATGGCTGTGGATTGGAGCCTTCTTTGCTCTGTGGTTCTCCTAATagagatcttgttatgacttTGGAGCAAGAAATTGAGCTCCTTCTCGATACGATTGTTAGAAGCAACTTTAAACTGGCCAGTTTGgcattttgtatatatattactGCCCTGTGTGAGAGAGGAAAGTCAAATGCTGCTTTGGCTTGTTTGAAGAAAATGGAAGATGTTAGATGCACTCCTTTACCTTTCACTTTCAACTCTTTGATCAAATGCATTTTTGGGGATGGGCATTTTGAGCATGTTGAATCCCTGATTACTATTATGCAAGATCGGCGTATAGTTCCAGATTTGGGCATGTATACTGTAATGGTAAACAAATACTGTCAACGAAATGATTTAAAATCAGCATTCTTTGCTTTGAATCAGATGGAGGAGAGGGGATTCAAACCTAGTGTTGCTATATACGACTGTATCATTCGTTGTCTAAGCAGGGAAAAGAGAATGTTTGAAGCAGAAACATTGTTTCAGAGGATGCTTAAGGCTGGTGTGGACCCTGATGCAGTTGTCTATGTGACAATGATCAATGGTTACTTCAGGAATGGAAGATCTCCAGAAGCTCTTCAGTTTTTTGAGAAGATGATACAGAATGCCATTCTTCCTAGCTTACATTCCTATACAGCAGTTATATGTGGGTTGGTGAAGAATAACGAGATTGATAAGGGATGTGTTTATCTTGACAGGATGCTTAGAGCTGGTTTTGTGCCAAATGCAGTGTTTTATACTTCTCTCGTCTATCATTTTTTGAGGAAAGGAGAGTTCAACTTTTCCTTTAGGCTAATTGATTTGATGAAGAGGAGTCAAATTAAATTTGACCTTGTTCTGTGCACTGCCCTTGTCAGTGGTATTTGTAGAGATGTTACTTGGTTCAAAAACAGATTTTGTAAGGTAAACAGAGCATCTGTAAGAATGAGAGAAAGGCTGCTCCAGTTGCTACATCAAAAAACTGTCTTGCCTAtggaaaatattttaagattttcTGCTCATTCTCCGGAAGAAATGAAGAGCTTTGCACTAAAGCTCTTGCGGGAAACAAAAGAAAGTTTATTTTTACCAAATTTGTACCTCTATAACTGTATAATTGCTGGATTCTGCTGGGCAGATAGGATTGATGAGGCATACATTCAGTTTGAATTGATGCAGAGAGAGGGCATATGCCCAAATGAAGTGACTTTTACTATTCTTATTGGAGCACATAGCAGAGCTGGTGAAATTAATAGTGCCATCGAGTTATTTAATTTGATGAATGCAAATGTGTATAGGCCTGATAGAGTTACGTACAACACTTTAGTAAGAGGGCTTTGCAATGCTGGTAGAGAGCTAGAGTCATTGTCTCTCTTCTATGCAATGCAAAAGAGAGGGTTCTTCCCGGACAAGGTTTCTTATGAAAATTTACTCCGTTTGTTTTGTGCTCGTTGCCTGGCCGTTCCTGCCTTCATGATATTTGAAGAAATGATTGCACTTAATTATGTACCTCGCCGGTATAGTACCCAGTGGTTGCTTGACATTTTACATGAAGAAAAGAAACTGCATGAAGCTCATATTGTCTCGGATATGGCCAGTAACAGAG CCACAACAAAATCTACAGCAAAACCCAGCCATGTGCTACCATAA
- the LOC126666940 gene encoding actin-related protein 2/3 complex subunit 4 yields MANTLRLYLTCIRNTLEAAMCLQNFPCQEVERHNKPEVELKTSPELLLNPILICRNEAEKCLIETSINSLRISLKVKQADELENILIKKFLRFLSMRAEAFQVLRRKPIQGYDISFLITNYHCEDMQKQKLIDFIVQFVEDIDKEISELKMSMNTRGRLVATEFLKQFI; encoded by the exons ATG GCAAATACACTGAGATTATATTTAACATGCATAAGGAACACACTGGAGGCAGCAATGTGTTTGCAG AATTTTCCATGTCAAGAAGTTGAAAGACATAACAAGCCTGAGGTTGAACTCAA GACAAGCCCTGAGCTTCTCTTGAATCCT ATTTTGATATGTCGAAATGAGGCGGAAAAATGCTTGATAGAAACTTCTATCAATTCACTGCGTATAAGCCTTAAG GTAAAGCAAGCTGATGAGCTGGAAAACAtcctaattaaaaaattcttgCGATTTTTGTCCATGAGGGCAGAAGCTTTTCAAGTGTTAAGGCGAAAACCAATACAG GGTTATGATATCAGCTTTCTTATCACGAACTACCACTGTGAGGACATGCAGAAACAGAAACTCATAGATTTTATAGTGCAGTTCGTGGAA GATATCGATAAAGAGATAAGCGAATTGAAAATGTCGATGAACACAAGAGGGAGGCTTGTTGCTACAGAGTTCCTAAAGCAATTTATTTAG